From the Mycoplasma putrefaciens KS1 genome, the window TTTTATCTTTAAAAATTTGGTTATTTTTACTTTTAACAGTTACTTTAGTAGTTAGTGATTTTAAAATATAACCTAATGAAGCTAAATTAAAATCAATTAATTTATTAGGATATTTTTTACTGTAATTTAAGATCACATCAGCAATTTGTTTAAATAACTCAGTTATTTTAAGATCAGCTAGTTCGTTTATTCCTAAAAGTTTTGCCAACCTACTTACTGGTATATCAATATTTGATAATGAATTAAAGTTTTTATAAACAACATTTCCTTTAATTAAATTAGCACCAATTGTTTCAATTCCTTTTCTGATATCTTCTAGTGATTTAATTTGTTCATTTGAACCGCTAGGATCTTTTAAAACAGCTTTAACAATTGGTAGTAGGGGATTTTTTTGATCTGTACCATCAGGAACAAAAAAACTTGCTCATTGTTTTGTAAAATCAGTTATAAAGTTTTGATCTCTAGTATACAAATTCTTAACTAAGTCATATTTTGGTATTGCATTATTTTTCTTATAATAATCTTCAATAAACTTAGCAGCACCTAATATGTATTCTGGAAACTCTTGTCTGAATTTTGTAACATCAGTTATAAATTTATAATTTTTTAATTTTTCAAGAATATTTAAAATTGGCTTTAAGTGTTTTCCAACATACTTTTGAGCTATACCACCAACAACTGAGTTACTAAAGACACTAGCATGTGGTAAGTTTAAAACATCATAAATTGAATAAATTTTAGCTATGTTTTGCGGTCCTAAACCCAAAAACATTACTAGATTACTTTCGCTAGTATCATTTGGTTTAACATACTGAGCTTCTAATAAATTATTAGTTACTTTTAAAAGACTAGCTAAATTAGTAAAAGCTTTTCTGAAATCAAATCTTTCTTGTTCTCCTCTATAAAAGATATCTTTTATATAATTTGAGATAGTAGTTAAGATATCTGATGATGCTAGAATAATGTCTTTAAAACCTCTAATCATATTTGTTAGAAGTCCTTTATCTCCAAAAAAGTCAATATGACCATTAGCAACATTATTTCATCATAAAAAGTAATATTGAATATTAATTTTTAATCTGTCACCATCAAATTCAGGTTGAGCTCATCAAAGATTTTCATTGTTACTTGGTAAGTATTTTTTAAAAAAATCAGTTAAAGTTTTAGTAATTAAAGTTTTTATCTTTTCTTTGTTTTCTTTTAGGTACTCTTCAATTCTTGGAATTACAGATTTTAAAGCACCTTTAGCTGATAGTAAAGATGATTGCACAGCATTTAAAATATCAAATAATAGATTTCCAGTACCAATATTATCAGGTGGGTTTGTGGTATCAAAATAGATTCTAGAATAAACTCCTTTTTTAAAAATAAAGTCTAAAAATCTATTACCTGATTTTTGATCTTGAAAAATCAATGACAATCCTTTTAGAATAACACCTAAATTTAGTCCTCCATTTGTTAGAGTTTTAAATTGCTCAGCAGTTGCTGATTGTTCTAGTAATTGATTCATTGATAGATTAGGATTAGTAACATAATAAGTAGCAAAGAATAATTCAGTTTTAATGTAATTTATTAAAGCTGGTAGTAATTTTTTAATTCATTCTTTAACATTAAATTTAGTTTTAATATTTTTTAAAATTACTTGAATTTTATCTAATAAATTAGTATTAGTTTTATCAAATTCAGTTTTTACTATTTGTATTATTTCTTTTCAAAAATATTCAATTAAATCATTTGGTAAATGATCACGATCATGATTTGTATGTCTTTTACCTGTAATGATTTCTGAAATATTATTTAAGTGTTTATAAAATACTCGTCTAACAGTTAATCCTTGATAAAAACTAACATCACTATTTTTTGATGAAGAAATTAAAATATCTCCTATAATTGATAACAATTCTTGGTTATTTTCAACATATTTTACAAGAGTTTTGATAACACTATTATTTTTAATTACATCAACTTCTTTAGTTGTTCTTAAAAAGTTTCTCTGTAATAAATTAACACCTAAATTTACTGTTGAACTTGACAACCCACTAATAAATTTTTTAGCTGAATTAACAACACTAATAAAGTTACTAATATTATCTGGAGTAATGTCTTGGATATTAGTTTTTTGTATGTCTTTAAGTTTATTTTTATCTTTTTTATCTAGATATTTAATATTATCTGTAAACAGATCTGTAGACTTACCAAAATAAGTTTGTAATAAATTACTAATTGTTGTGGCTTCATTTGAGCTATTAGATTTATTTTGTTTTCAGATAAAGTTAGGGCCAAACTCATCAATTATCTTTTTGTTTGCCAAAGTCTTGTTAACATAATCTTTATTAATTCCTTCTTGATCTTTTAGAATTTTACCTCTAACAGCATAAGAACTTAATCTAACATAGTTTTGAATATTAGTCATTAAACTCTGTTTTTTGCTTTCAGTATAACTTAATATAAACCCTAAAAAAACACTTATAGCAACTAATAATATTAGAATTGGAATGTATCATTTTTTAAGAACTTTCAATTTCTTAAGCATTAATTTACCCCTTTTAAATTACCTAAATAAAAATAAAATTTAACAATTTAAATTATATAATAATCTAATATTTTTTGGATTTTTAAAGTCTATAAAAATGGTTTGAAAATCCAGCTTATAATTACACTAAAAATTACTTACATTTGCAACTAAATTATTAATAAATAAAAATAGCAACACAAGTTGCTATAAAAATTCTATTCTATGGTTAATAATCTAATGCTAGAATTTGACTAATTACTCAATAAGTATGATTGTCTGGTTGTTTAGTTAGCATAACTTCAAATTTCTTACCAATTTTTTTAACATATTGATTGTTTGAATCATGAATTCTTATTAATTGGTACTTAATTTGATTGTGATTATAGGAAATTAATTTGGTTGCTCAGGCATTATTGTTATAATATTGACCAGCTTGTTGATATTCTTTTTTATCTAATTCTTTTTGTTTTGTTTTTAAAATTTCTTCTCAAGCATCAATTCCAAAGATTAGAGAATTCTTATTTTCTAAACTTAGTTTATATAAAGCATCATTTGATTTTAACCCACCAATTAGTGTTGATAAACTATGTAGAATTGAACCAGTTAGATATTTAGTTTTATCATTACCAATTCCTAATAGCATTGATAATGGTGAAGCTGAACTATCTGATTTATTAATTTTAATTTCTCCGCCAGATAAAGATTTATTATCTAATTTTAATTCAACTGAATCTCATAAGAAATATGAATTTTCGTTTTCAATATCTTCAGGATCTTTAGTTTTATTATCAGCTGCATCTAGGCTTTCAAGAATTACAGCTAAAATATTTTTATCTCTAAAGATTTCTCTTCCTTTGCTTCATGCAGTTACTTTAGTAGTTAGTGATTTTAAAATATAACCTAATGAAGCTAAATTAAAATCAATTAATTTATTAGGATATTTTTTATTGTTATTCAAAATAACATTAGCAATTTGATTAAATAGCTCAGTTATTTTAATGTTAGTAAGCTCTTTTATTCCTAAAAAACTTGCTAATTTACCTATTGGTACTTCAATATTTGATAATGAGTAAAGGTTTTTATAAAAGACATTTCCCTTAATTAATTTAGCACCAATTTCTTCAATTCCTTGTCTTATATCTTGTAGTGTCTTGATTTTTTCACCATTACCACTAGGATCTTTAAAAATAGCTTTAACAATTGGGAGTAATGGATTGTTTTGATCTGTACCATCAGGAACAAAAAAACTTGCTCATTGCTTTGTAAAGTTTGCTATAAAGTTTTGGTCTTTAGTGTATAGATACTTGATTAAGTCATACTTTGGAATTGCTTCATTTTTGTTGTAATAAGTTTCTATAAAGTTAGCGGAATTTAGTATGTATTTTGGAAAATCTTCTCTAAACTTTTCAACTTCTGTTATGAATTTATAATCTTTTAATTTTTTAAGAACACCCAAGAATGGTTCTAAGTATTTTCCAGTATATTTTTTAACTAGACTACCAATAATAGGATTACTAAATACACTAGCATGTGGTAAATTTAAAACATCGTAAATAGAATATACTTTAGCTATACTATGTGGCCCTAAACCTAAATAAATAACAAGATCATCTTCTCTATTGCTGTCAGCAACATACTGAGCTTCTAATAGACTATTAGAGACTTTAAGAAGATTAGATAAATTAGTAAAGGCGCTTTTAAAGTCAAAGCTTTGTTCTTTTCCTCTATAGAAAATATGTTTTATGTAGTTTGAGATAGTACCTAATATATCTGATACTGACAATATAATATTTTTAAAACCACTAACAAGATTTGTTAGAAGTCCCTTGCTTCCAAAAAAGTCAATATGCCCACTAGCCACATTATATCAAGACAGCAAAAATTTATATTGAATATCAATTTTTAGTCTATCTCTTTCATCAAATTTAGGTTTATCTCACCAAAGATTGTCTTTATTTCCGCTTGAATCATTTCCACCTGGTATATATTTATTTAAAAAATGTGTCAAGGTTTTAGTAATTAAATCTTTAATGTCTTGCTTTTTTGATTGTATGTATTCTTGAATTTTTGGAATAACAGATTTTAAAGGACCTGTTTTTGATAGTAAAACTGATTGAACAGCATTTAAAATGTCAAAAATTAAATTTCCAGTACCTAAGTTTGGTGGTTGTTTTTCTGAAGTAAAGTATACTTTAGAATGATCAGCTTTTTTGAAAACAAAATCTAAAAATCTATTTCCATGCTCTTGATTTTCAAAAACTAATGACAATCCTTTTAAAAGAACTCCTAAATTTAATCCCCCTTTAGTTAGAGATTTGAATTGATCAGCACTTGCTGATTGACTTAACAGCTGCTCTATAGTTAGTTTAGGATTTACAACATAATAAGTAGCAAAAAATAATTCAGTCTTTATATATTTCACTAAAGCTGGTAATAATTTTTGTATTCAATCTTTGATATCAAATCTATGTTTAATATTTATTAAAATCTGTTGGATTTTATATAGTAAATTACTTTCTTTGTTATCAAATTGAGCTTTTACTATTTTTGATATTTCATCTCAGAAATATTCGATTAAATCATTTGGAAGATGGTCTTCATTATGATTATTGTGTTCTTTTTTTGTAATAATTTTTGAAATCTCGTTTAACTGCTTATTAAATAGTTGTTTAACAGTTAAACCGTTATAAAAACTAGAATCACTATCATTTGATGAAGAAATTAAGAGATTGGCTATGGTTGATATTAGACCTTGGTTACTTTCAATGGCATTAACAAAACCTCTGACACCACCATTATTTCTAATAGCATCAACTTCTTTATCTGTTTTTAAAAAGTTTCTTTGTAATAAATTTATTCCTAAATTTACTGTTGAACTTGACAACCCACTAATAAATTTTTTAGCTGAATTAACAACACTAATAAAGTTACTAATATTATCTGGAGTAATGTCTTGGGTATTAGTTTTTTGTATATCTTTAAGTTTATTTTTATCTTTTTTATCTAGATATTTAATATTATCTGTAAATAAATCTGTAGATTTACCAAAATAAGTTTGTAATAAATTACTAATTGTTGTGGCTTCATTTGAGCTATTAGATTTATTTTGTTTTCAGATAAAGTTAGGGCCAAACTCATCAATTATCTTTTTGTTTGCCAAAGTCTTGTTAACATAATCTTTATTAATTCCTTCTTGATCTTTTAGAATTTTACCTCTAACAGCATAAGAACTTAATCTAACATAGTTTTGAATATTGGCGATTAAGTTATGTTTTTTAT encodes:
- a CDS encoding STREFT protein, with product MLKKLKVLKKWYIPILILLVAISVFLGFILSYTESKKQSLMTNIQNYVRLSSYAVRGKILKDQEGINKDYVNKTLANKKIIDEFGPNFIWKQNKSNSSNEATTISNLLQTYFGKSTDLFTDNIKYLDKKDKNKLKDIQKTNIQDITPDNISNFISVVNSAKKFISGLSSSTVNLGVNLLQRNFLRTTKEVDVIKNNSVIKTLVKYVENNQELLSIIGDILISSSKNSDVSFYQGLTVRRVFYKHLNNISEIITGKRHTNHDRDHLPNDLIEYFWKEIIQIVKTEFDKTNTNLLDKIQVILKNIKTKFNVKEWIKKLLPALINYIKTELFFATYYVTNPNLSMNQLLEQSATAEQFKTLTNGGLNLGVILKGLSLIFQDQKSGNRFLDFIFKKGVYSRIYFDTTNPPDNIGTGNLLFDILNAVQSSLLSAKGALKSVIPRIEEYLKENKEKIKTLITKTLTDFFKKYLPSNNENLWWAQPEFDGDRLKINIQYYFLWWNNVANGHIDFFGDKGLLTNMIRGFKDIILASSDILTTISNYIKDIFYRGEQERFDFRKAFTNLASLLKVTNNLLEAQYVKPNDTSESNLVMFLGLGPQNIAKIYSIYDVLNLPHASVFSNSVVGGIAQKYVGKHLKPILNILEKLKNYKFITDVTKFRQEFPEYILGAAKFIEDYYKKNNAIPKYDLVKNLYTRDQNFITDFTKQWASFFVPDGTDQKNPLLPIVKAVLKDPSGSNEQIKSLEDIRKGIETIGANLIKGNVVYKNFNSLSNIDIPVSRLAKLLGINELADLKITELFKQIADVILNYSKKYPNKLIDFNLASLGYILKSLTTKVTVKSKNNQIFKDKNILAVIFESLDAADNKTRDEVDIKNKKSYFLWDSVEMKLDNKITNDKSTTINKSDSSASPLSMLLGIGSDKTKYLTGSILHSLSTLVGGLKSNDALYKLSSENKNSLIFGLDAWEEILKLKQKELNKKEYQQAGQYYQNNSWTTKLISYNQNEIKYQLTRTHVSNNDHVKKIGKKFEVMLTKQSDNHAYWAISQVLALDYQQ
- a CDS encoding STREFT protein; the encoded protein is MIKKLKILKKLYIPILILLIVIGAFLGFILGYSENKKHNLIANIQNYVRLSSYAVRGKILKDQEGINKDYVNKTLANKKIIDEFGPNFIWKQNKSNSSNEATTISNLLQTYFGKSTDLFTDNIKYLDKKDKNKLKDIQKTNTQDITPDNISNFISVVNSAKKFISGLSSSTVNLGINLLQRNFLKTDKEVDAIRNNGGVRGFVNAIESNQGLISTIANLLISSSNDSDSSFYNGLTVKQLFNKQLNEISKIITKKEHNNHNEDHLPNDLIEYFWDEISKIVKAQFDNKESNLLYKIQQILINIKHRFDIKDWIQKLLPALVKYIKTELFFATYYVVNPKLTIEQLLSQSASADQFKSLTKGGLNLGVLLKGLSLVFENQEHGNRFLDFVFKKADHSKVYFTSEKQPPNLGTGNLIFDILNAVQSVLLSKTGPLKSVIPKIQEYIQSKKQDIKDLITKTLTHFLNKYIPGGNDSSGNKDNLWWDKPKFDERDRLKIDIQYKFLLSWYNVASGHIDFFGSKGLLTNLVSGFKNIILSVSDILGTISNYIKHIFYRGKEQSFDFKSAFTNLSNLLKVSNSLLEAQYVADSNREDDLVIYLGLGPHSIAKVYSIYDVLNLPHASVFSNPIIGSLVKKYTGKYLEPFLGVLKKLKDYKFITEVEKFREDFPKYILNSANFIETYYNKNEAIPKYDLIKYLYTKDQNFIANFTKQWASFFVPDGTDQNNPLLPIVKAIFKDPSGNGEKIKTLQDIRQGIEEIGAKLIKGNVFYKNLYSLSNIEVPIGKLASFLGIKELTNIKITELFNQIANVILNNNKKYPNKLIDFNLASLGYILKSLTTKVTAWSKGREIFRDKNILAVILESLDAADNKTKDPEDIENENSYFLWDSVELKLDNKSLSGGEIKINKSDSSASPLSMLLGIGNDKTKYLTGSILHSLSTLIGGLKSNDALYKLSLENKNSLIFGIDAWEEILKTKQKELDKKEYQQAGQYYNNNAWATKLISYNHNQIKYQLIRIHDSNNQYVKKIGKKFEVMLTKQPDNHTYWVISQILALDY